A genomic stretch from Puniceicoccaceae bacterium includes:
- the malQ gene encoding 4-alpha-glucanotransferase, protein MNDALFHWLDSRSSGVLLHPTSLPNSWAVGNFGASARAFVDLARSCGFRYWQMLPLGPTGFGNSPYQAFSSHAINPLLLDWEPLLERGWIHPNSLVDLKNAEPGSAIDFVHIQPLHESARRMAVENGLKDPSVTDAYQQFLKNQKSWISDYAVFMTLHKVNQGKPWQKWKPATRDYSALMANPLPRELDKEIELIQFEQFLLFTQWMDLKQYANERDLSIIGDIPIYVSPDSVDVWANRDVFQVTKSGKFTKLAGVPPDYFNENGQFWGNPLYNWKQLKDDAYRWWIERLKHTLSLFDVVRFDHFRALAGYWSIPAGASSAKEGKWVKGPGIDFFRAIHRKLPSARLILEDLGEITPDVIELRDATGCPGLAVLQFAFGGGNDNFYLPHNLSRNSVVYTGTHDNDTSLGWYEHEQAKTQDHFRRYLRVSGSDAGWDLIRAAYASVADLCIVPVQDLLSLGSDSRMNTPGEALGNWSWRMSDSQMFDIGSVHSEYLREIAELYRRNP, encoded by the coding sequence ATGAACGATGCTCTTTTTCACTGGCTGGATTCCCGCTCATCCGGCGTCCTGCTTCATCCAACTTCTCTCCCAAACTCATGGGCTGTTGGGAATTTTGGTGCATCTGCCCGCGCCTTTGTCGATTTGGCGAGATCCTGTGGGTTTCGCTACTGGCAGATGTTGCCTCTAGGGCCGACCGGTTTTGGAAACTCCCCTTATCAGGCGTTTTCCAGCCACGCCATCAATCCCTTGTTGCTGGATTGGGAACCGTTGCTTGAACGGGGTTGGATTCACCCGAATTCCCTGGTGGATCTCAAAAACGCTGAACCGGGTTCTGCCATCGATTTTGTCCACATCCAGCCACTGCATGAGTCTGCACGGCGCATGGCCGTCGAAAATGGACTTAAGGATCCTTCCGTTACCGACGCATACCAACAGTTTCTCAAGAATCAGAAGTCCTGGATTTCGGACTACGCCGTGTTCATGACACTGCACAAGGTGAATCAAGGAAAGCCCTGGCAGAAATGGAAACCCGCAACCAGGGACTACTCAGCCCTGATGGCGAATCCCCTGCCCCGTGAACTCGATAAAGAGATTGAACTCATTCAATTTGAGCAGTTCCTACTTTTTACGCAGTGGATGGACTTGAAACAGTATGCCAATGAACGGGACCTGTCGATCATTGGAGATATTCCCATATATGTTTCTCCCGACAGTGTCGATGTGTGGGCAAACCGGGATGTTTTTCAGGTTACCAAATCTGGCAAATTCACAAAACTGGCGGGCGTTCCACCTGACTATTTTAATGAAAATGGGCAGTTCTGGGGAAATCCACTTTACAACTGGAAACAGCTAAAGGACGACGCTTACCGCTGGTGGATTGAACGATTGAAGCACACGCTTTCGCTTTTTGACGTGGTTCGCTTTGATCACTTCCGCGCGCTTGCGGGTTACTGGTCGATTCCGGCCGGGGCCTCCAGTGCCAAAGAAGGCAAATGGGTAAAGGGACCAGGTATTGACTTTTTCAGAGCTATCCATCGCAAGCTGCCTTCCGCGCGGCTGATTCTGGAAGACCTTGGAGAAATCACACCAGACGTGATTGAACTGCGGGATGCAACTGGCTGTCCGGGACTGGCCGTATTGCAGTTTGCGTTTGGTGGAGGAAACGATAATTTTTATTTACCGCACAACCTGAGCCGAAACTCGGTGGTTTATACCGGAACCCATGACAATGACACCTCATTGGGCTGGTATGAACACGAGCAGGCCAAGACTCAGGATCATTTTCGAAGATACCTGCGTGTCTCAGGTTCTGATGCCGGATGGGACCTGATTCGAGCGGCCTATGCGTCTGTCGCAGACCTTTGCATCGTTCCCGTTCAGGATCTGTTGAGTCTCGGGTCGGACTCCCGGATGAACACTCCGGGAGAGGCTCTGGGGAACTGGTCCTGGCGAATGAGTGATTCCCAAATGTTTGATATCGGTTCGGTTCATTCAGAATACCTGCGGGAAATCGCCGAGCTATACCGTCGGAATCCTTGA
- a CDS encoding Hpt domain-containing protein, whose protein sequence is MSILDKETLERFYDEVCDKEIDILVDIAGDCINETQSLAKQIQTSFTVKDWELFNRSAHSMKSTSRALGGIEVSKHAERMEHDSANFRTADFNANLLTEPVSELNRHVNAFVQELRNEVAKYGGKL, encoded by the coding sequence ATGAGCATCCTAGACAAGGAAACCCTCGAACGCTTCTATGATGAAGTGTGTGACAAGGAAATCGACATCCTCGTGGATATCGCCGGTGACTGCATCAATGAGACGCAATCCCTTGCGAAGCAGATTCAGACTTCGTTTACCGTGAAGGATTGGGAACTGTTCAATCGTTCTGCTCATTCGATGAAATCGACATCGCGTGCACTGGGAGGCATTGAAGTATCCAAGCATGCGGAGCGCATGGAACACGATTCCGCGAATTTTCGCACGGCAGATTTCAATGCAAACTTGCTCACAGAACCGGTGTCAGAACTGAATCGTCATGTGAATGCTTTTGTGCAGGAACTGCGCAATGAAGTTGCCAAATATGGCGGCAAGCTTTAG
- a CDS encoding M48 family metallopeptidase: protein MSDRLQFESRLIQPGSEISIRATVVADAATRVLEVHTVEGNYSYPLDSVACIEPISRKTGSLLLDQGREIPIPDRNAQRVFKNMRYGTSIWRHIDDIRDAWPWLIVASILLTAGIISILVWGIPSLSRITADRIPPVFSDYLGKQALDQMRSSHLADSEIDPFVRIKIDQAFESMLRANQLDPLDFSLHFHASDSMGANAFALPSGDLVLLDGLWDIGMLEPEILGILAHEVAHVQHRHGLQMLLRYAGVTTLIAITLGDLQSASLLRAVPTLLLEKGYSRSFEREADITAVAILERAGYPAHVLADALQRLGELPESAAVPILLSSHPNIEERITLIRETAQRLDLP from the coding sequence ATGTCAGATCGCTTGCAATTTGAATCCAGACTGATTCAGCCCGGATCTGAAATTTCGATTCGGGCGACCGTCGTTGCAGATGCTGCAACGAGGGTCCTCGAGGTGCATACTGTTGAAGGGAATTACAGTTATCCACTCGATTCCGTCGCATGCATTGAACCGATCTCCCGGAAAACCGGCAGCCTTTTGCTGGATCAGGGACGCGAGATTCCAATTCCCGACCGCAATGCCCAACGCGTGTTCAAAAACATGCGATATGGTACGTCGATCTGGAGGCACATCGATGACATCCGGGATGCATGGCCTTGGCTTATCGTTGCTTCGATTTTACTCACCGCCGGGATCATTTCCATCTTGGTATGGGGAATTCCCTCACTCTCGAGAATCACCGCAGATCGCATACCGCCGGTATTTTCTGACTATCTTGGAAAACAGGCACTTGATCAAATGCGCTCGTCCCATTTGGCAGATTCAGAGATTGATCCGTTCGTTCGAATCAAAATCGATCAGGCCTTTGAATCGATGTTGAGGGCAAATCAACTCGATCCTTTGGACTTCAGCTTGCATTTCCATGCATCGGACTCGATGGGAGCCAACGCGTTTGCCCTGCCAAGCGGCGATTTGGTTCTGCTGGATGGGCTTTGGGATATCGGGATGTTGGAACCTGAGATCCTTGGCATACTTGCACACGAAGTCGCACATGTGCAACACAGGCACGGACTACAGATGCTGCTGAGATATGCGGGAGTAACGACCCTGATTGCGATCACCCTGGGCGATCTCCAATCGGCTTCTCTCTTGAGAGCGGTTCCAACGCTGTTACTGGAAAAGGGATACTCTCGTTCATTTGAACGCGAAGCAGACATCACGGCCGTAGCAATACTGGAGCGTGCGGGCTATCCTGCGCACGTCTTGGCCGATGCCCTGCAACGCCTTGGGGAATTGCCGGAATCCGCAGCAGTGCCGATTCTTCTTTCCAGTCATCCGAATATTGAGGAGCGAATCACTCTCATCCGGGAGACCGCACAGCGTCTGGATTTACCCTGA
- a CDS encoding alpha/beta fold hydrolase, whose amino-acid sequence MTQHLRAETLKEFAEIQELFPFRSKFVKLPHRMADREIPVTAHYVDEGEGEVLVFVHGNPTWSFYFRKVILQLKDRYRCIALDHIGCGLSEKGMDHRYSLKDRSLFLEQFLDALEVKQCHLVVHDWGGAIGMAFATRNAARVRSVTVTNTAAFPSDWISWRIQLCRLPLIGRWINYHFNGFLRAAMHMTTMQPLDAQVRKAYLLPYRRKADRESIDQFVKDIPMRDTHPSYSELKRTGDELSKFRDSQILLLWGMRDFCFAPCFLQQWRQRFPSSKAVEFEDADHFLFEEKAEACAELIATHVNGNLSGVRP is encoded by the coding sequence ATGACCCAGCATCTCCGAGCCGAAACCTTGAAGGAATTTGCGGAAATCCAGGAACTTTTTCCGTTTCGCAGCAAGTTTGTAAAATTACCTCACCGCATGGCAGATCGAGAGATTCCCGTCACGGCTCACTATGTGGACGAGGGGGAAGGGGAGGTGCTTGTATTCGTGCATGGAAATCCAACCTGGTCGTTTTACTTTCGCAAGGTCATCCTGCAACTCAAAGATCGATACCGCTGCATCGCCCTGGACCATATTGGCTGTGGACTTTCGGAAAAAGGGATGGACCATCGATACTCACTGAAGGACAGATCCCTGTTCCTTGAGCAGTTTTTGGATGCCCTTGAAGTCAAGCAGTGCCACCTCGTTGTTCACGATTGGGGAGGTGCGATCGGCATGGCCTTTGCCACTCGCAATGCGGCTCGCGTTCGATCCGTTACGGTTACCAACACGGCTGCCTTTCCAAGTGACTGGATTTCCTGGCGAATTCAGCTGTGCCGCTTACCATTGATCGGTCGATGGATCAATTATCACTTCAACGGATTTTTGCGCGCAGCCATGCACATGACCACCATGCAACCACTCGATGCCCAGGTCCGAAAAGCATACCTGCTACCCTATCGACGAAAAGCAGACCGGGAGTCGATTGACCAATTCGTAAAAGACATTCCGATGCGTGATACGCATCCGTCCTATTCCGAACTCAAGCGAACCGGGGATGAACTCTCAAAATTTCGGGATTCCCAAATTTTGCTGCTATGGGGCATGCGTGATTTCTGTTTTGCACCATGCTTTTTGCAGCAATGGAGGCAGCGATTCCCGAGTTCGAAGGCGGTCGAATTTGAGGATGCCGACCACTTTCTTTTTGAAGAGAAGGCGGAAGCTTGTGCCGAATTGATCGCGACCCATGTCAACGGCAATCTGAGTGGAGTGCGACCCTGA